In Panicum virgatum strain AP13 chromosome 5K, P.virgatum_v5, whole genome shotgun sequence, the genomic window GCGCACGTCAGATGCCCCTCCTTTTGACAACCTCAACAGGTCCGTCCAAACCCCTGCCCAGACGCGACCAAGAACAGCCTACTCTCCCCTCTCCTTGCCCCGATGCCGCCTGGTGCTCTTGCTCTTCTCCTGCTGCTTCCCCTCGCCAGCTTACtgcgcttcgccgccgccgccgccgccgccgccgccgacgccaacgGAACCACCGCGAGCTGCGCGCCGGCGACATGCGGGAACCTGAGCATCACGTACCCGTTCACGCTCAGCGGCGTGCAGCCGCTCTACTGCGGCTTCCCGGCCTTCGAGCTCACGTGCGCCAATAGCAATAGCACCGGCCGCGCCTACCTCGCCAGGTCGTTCAGGGAGCGCCTGTACCGCGTCCTCGACATCTTCTACGGGAACAACTCGTTCGTGATGGCCGTCGACGTCGACTCGTCCTACGTCGGCGACGAGCGGTGCCACATCCCGGACTTCAACGTCTCCTCCGGCCTCTCCCTCCTGCCGGTCAACGTCAGCGCCGTCGCCAACACGAACCTCACCTTCGTCTACAACTGCACCCTCCCCCGCAACGCCAGCGTGCTGCTGTCGCCGCCGTGCGCGAGGCTCACGATCGGCGCGTACGTCCAGGACGGCGAGggcaacccgccgccgccggagttccCGAGGAACTGCAGCTCGGTGAGCGTGCCGGTGCGGCGGTCATCGTCATCCTTCCGCAACGCGTCGGAGCCAGCCCGTGAATACAAGAGATTGATCGCGGAAGGGTTCGTCTTGGAGTGGCCGCCGACCGCGGCGGAGTGCGACGCGTGcagggagcgcggcggcgagtgcAGATTCGTGGAGCTTGCGTTCCAGTGCATCTGCAGCGACGGGAGGCCCTGCCGGAATTCTCGCGGTAAGCTGTACGCACCATCTGTTAACTTGAACTGGTCTACCTCTGAATTCTGACAACCAATACGGCAATACATACATTGATCTGCAACCATATGCTGTCATTTCTACGGAGTATCTAGTTAGAGACTGGTATTTCTCCCGTTCTTGTGATTTCACACTAGGAGCTCAAACAATTTCCATGGTAACTTGAGACTAACAAAATTAAACACCAAAGTTTGTTTGTCTATGTTATTGAAGTAGCATCTGACTATTCGAGGCGCCAAAGAAAAAACAACAACCAAAAGCTGCTAATAGTTTTGCTCGAAAACAAGGGCTGTTAAAATTCAGACGCATTCATTGACTAATCTTAGCCAGCGACATTTGAATTTGAAATGGTCAGTTCCTATACTTGGAACTTCGAACCGCCTCTGCAAAACTAGTGGCAGACTGCTTCGCTCCTCTGTCTTTCTTAGCGCTGATAAACCTTAGCAATAGGCTGCCGCCACCAGTAGGAGCCAATCCTTTTGGTCAATCTTCAACATCGACAAGCCAGCCACAGCCATGCTGCGGCATCGAGTTGTCCATCCAATTGTGTGACGCACAAATCGTTTTCTGAAACGACTGTTCAACTTCAACCTTTTTTGTCAGGCCGTTTGGTCCAACCATATGTCTGATGTTTTCCTGGGCAACACGCATAGCAGGTTCAGTAGGAAATTAGTAGACGATGCCTTTCAGATTAGGGAACGGGGTAAGTAATCTGAAGGGGACTGATCACTGAGCCCCTGTACTTATCTAAACTCCCTTAAATAGTAGATTAGATCCAGCTAGAGAATTGACTCAGGTCCACATGCACAGTACTAAAGTACCTGATCTGCAACTGCAAGTCTTCGCCCAAGTCTTCCATTAGCGTTCGTTTTCATTAGATATTTCCTGCCGTGGAAGGCCAGGCATAGCTAGGGATATTCTCATCTTCTGAGCTCTGAAGTCTTCGATCGCAATGCTGTCATGTCCTTTTTTTCCCTAATCGAACATCTTGGCTGCTTCCTGCTTGCACGCTTGATGCATAACGTTGCAGGTGAATACTGCAGCGTATCGCAATTTTTGGGGCTAAAATATGACACTGTCCAATTTGTACATGTTCAGTCTATGTCTTTGTTAGTGTCCTTTCTCTGCTGTCCCTACTTCTGCATTATTTTAAATTACCATTATCCGTCACTATCAAAAGCTGCACTTCTAGTCTTTAAGGACAAAGCATCTACTTTAGCAAAAAGTTCTCTGGTGATTTGGATCGCACGGCCAACGAATAGTACAAATCTACAAATGCGTCTCAACTCTCATAAACTAAGATTCATCAGCACAAGTGTATGCCATAGAATGATAGTCCAGGTATGTATACTTTATAATTCTAACACGAGTATAGAAAATAATTAGACATTTTGAAATTGTTTTGCCAAGACATGGTCGTctgtaactttttttttcctgataATTTTTAGGTAGATTAAACTGCATCTCCGTTTGGTTTCCACTGCACGAAACTTTATGCTACTGTATTTCTTGTACTAAGGTAATTTGTTCTATGCAGATACTCGAGGAGTGATCAAAATCGGATCAGGTAATTACGGTTTTATTATAAATAGATACATAAAGCAACCCTAGTTGCACTTGCATGCCCATCCTTGTTAACTTAAACGAATTCAGTACACTACTGTAGTACACTGACACATGACGTTATTATCCTTGGGGTGTTCAACCTCTGCGACAAGAGCAGGAATCGCAGCAGCTCTTCTGTTTCTGATCATACTGAGCGCTCTCTGCCTTCTGATCGCGCTACACAAGCGACGGAAGAGGAAGCGGTCTTCGTCACTGGCCGGCCTCATCGGTGACGGCACGCCATTGGCGTCGCTCAGGAAAGAGTTCAGCATGACCGCCTCGCCGCGCACCCACATCTTCACCTACGAGGAGCTCGACGAGGCCACCGACGGCTTCAGCGACGCCCGCgagctcggcgtcggcggctTCGGGACAGTGTACAAAGGCACGTGCTTTTTAGTTATAGTAGTGTTCGATGCTTCAAGAATCAAGAGTCTATTTGATCGATCAGTGCAGAGGTTAATGAAAGAAATGGTGCTCGTGTTCGTTGCAGGGACTCTGCGCGACGGCAGCGTGGTGGCGGTGAAGCGGCTGTACAAGAACAGCTACAAGAGCGTGGAGCAGTTCCAGAACGAGGTGGAGATCCTGTCGCGGCTGCGCCACCGCAACCTCGTCACGCTCTACGGCTGCACCTCGCCGCGCAGCAGCCGGGACCTGCTCCTCGTCTACGAGTTCGTCCCCAACGGCACGCTGGCCGACCACCTCCACGGCGCGCGCGCGTCGgggtcctcgccgccgctcccctggcccgtccgcctcgccgtcgccgtcgagaCAGCGAGCGCGCTCGACTACCTCCACGCCGTGGAGCCGCGGCAGGTGGTGCACCGCGACGTCAAGACCAACAACATCCTCCTCGACGAGGCGTTCCACGTGAAGGTGGCCGACTTCGGGCTGTCCCGGCTGTTCCCGGCGCACGCCACGCACGTGTCCACGGCGCCGCAGGGCACGCCGGGGTACGTCGACCCCATGTACCACCAGTGCTACCAGCTCACCGACAAGAgcgacgtgtacagcttcggcGTCGTGCTGGTGGAGCTCATCTCCTCCAAGCCGGCGGTGGACATGAGCCGGGCCGGCGCCGACGTGAACCTGGCCAACCTCGCCGTGCACATGATCCAGGGCTACGAGATCGACCGGCTGGTGGACCCGCGGCTCGGGTACCGGACGGACGCCGAGACGAAGAGGACCGTCGACATCGTCGCCGAGGTGGCGTTCCGGTGCCTGCAGCCGGAGCAGGACGTCAGGCCGCCCATCAGCGAGGTCCTGGCAACCCTGAGAGAGGCGCACAAGACGGGGCAGGCTGCTGGCTGTGTCAAGGTCAAGGATGACGTCGAGTTGCTGAAGAAGAGCAGGGATGGCTCGCCGGACTCCGTCATGCACAAGTGGACGAGCCCATCCACAACTGCCCATAACAGCAGTTGAGGCTTCAGAAAATATTTCTGCAAGTGGCCGTGTGCAGGCTCCGTAATGTGGCTAAAATGTAGACTGAATGAATGATTCGTGTAAATGTGAAGAAATATTTTTCTTTGTAAGGAAGAGTGAGGGTTGGTTCAGAATTTCAGATTCCTATACCAAACGAGGCAGTTAGGATGGTCGAAGTGATTCGCATTCTGTTGCTGTACTATGGTGGAATGACGGGCTGCATACTTCAGAGAATCTTTCCGCAGCATTTCCATGTTCACATTGCACAACCAACTTCGTACACATACGAGTTGTTGACCGTGATTTGAGCTGATATCCAGAAATCCAGTCCATTCTGCTTCAGAATATAGAAAACTTGTATCTCAGTCTTCCAAACTTGACTTTTCCCTGCATGTATGAATCCAATGTCACATGTTTTTGTTTAAATGCAAGATTTATACCTATAGATTTAGAGGTAGAAATCTGGCAAATTTCGTTTCGTTTGATTTGCTGAACGGTCAGTGTTTCATCTTCTCTACAGAGGAACCGGCATTTTTTTTTGATGGTCAGGAACCGGCATTTAAGGATAGGATTTGAGAATTAGGGATTTTGTAACTGCCTCACACATCTTGGATGGACGATCAGCAGTACAGGGAAGTCACTCGCGCAAAGTTACAGTGGGGTAGTTGAAAGGTGATCCAAGATTTTCTTGGTCTGAAATCTGAAGGATTGAAACTTGAAAGGTTCGCATCTCTGCACCAAACGAAGCAGTTAGCATGAccgatctgaaacaattcgcATTCTGTTGCTGCACCTGTACGGAGGTGTAACACCCAAATCTTGAGCCTTTAAAAATTTTgggaaataaaattttgaagtcTCAAAACACCTTTAAAAATTTCGCAAACTCTTAGTAGATTAAAACATTTCAAAAAGTGTTTCAAAAAGTTTGTGAGTGCCCTCCAAGTTGTCTCGGTCTAAATAAAATTGGTTGTGCATGTGTGTGCCTAAAacttttcaaaatttcaaaccAATTTGAAATCAAACTCCTTTGAAAATtattaaaccctaaaccctaaacggGCCGCCTTTTTTCTTTCCTCCCGCGCGGCCCGCTTGGCCTGGCCCGCCCCTCTTTCTTCCCTGGGCCGCCTtctcccgcgcggcccagccagCCCACGCGCCCTGCGGCCGCTCGGCCCGTGCGCGCCAAAATTCGCCACCGCCGCTCACACGCCCGCCTTCgcctcgcgcccgcgcccagcgcccagacgccgccgccgtcttcttcctcctctcgccggccggcccctgCCGCGTGTCCGGCTAGCCCGAGCACGACCCCGCTCTTCCCCCGCTCGGCCCCCACCTCTCTCACCCCGTCCCCTACCTGCCACGAACCGCACGTCCTCTCCCTGCGCACGCTCGGCCCCTACCCCGCCACTGCCATTAGAGCTGGGAAGCTTCCCGAGCTCCCGGCGCGAACCGAACTTCCCCTCGCCTACAAATGGGACCCCAGCCACTCGGCGCTTCCTTTCGTCACCGCCCGCGGCTCCAGCACCTCCGACCAAGCCCAGCCGCGAGCGCCACCACCTCCCTGCTCTCCggccgcctctgcgccgccgagcAATTAGCCCTCGCCGACCATGCTCTGCCCAATCCAGAGTACAAGTGAGCTTCGCCTCGCCCCCACCTTGCTCCTAGGCCGGAAACCACGCCCCCTAGGGTTTTCCCCACGCCAGAACGCCCACGCCGGCGTAACGCCGTCGTGCCGCCCGCGGTTCACCGTGGCAAACCTACTATAGAGCCCCACAGCCCCACACGAGCTCCGCGTTAGCTTGCACTCGACTCACAGAAGCTCCCCTACCATTTAGCACCCACGAACCAACCCAGAAACTCCCCGAACggcccgcgccggcgagctccaccgcgccgagccgccgttGCTCGTGCCCGCGTTGCCCAGAGCCAAGCCATGCCCCGCCTATGGCCTAGGTAGATCACGCATGCCATGCTGAACCTTCCTGACCCAAGCCCGAGCCAAATCGACCCCCGGAGCACCGTTTacggtgaactccggcgagccccgacGCGCGCCGCTGCGGGACAGAGGTCCCCggcaagcccccccccccccccccccccccccgcgtgcTTAATCTGGGCCGCCCGATCCGAAACCCGCGGtccagattagaagataccGTTTCGCCCAGGCaatttttctaaagagcccctggactTTTGGAAATTAACCCGCAATCCAGcccagttcaaaaataattagaaaTAAGCCCTTAACTTTACGATTTAAACCCCGAAGTTTTAgaatatagaacccgccgtcctcgGACGGATTCTTGCAACCCGACCCTCGGAAGTTtagttttttttacatttattcCCTAGTCTTTACTAAGAAACCCCTCCAAAAATCAGAATTTCACAAATATACCCCGGACCGAGAATATTCTCCAGAATATTCCCTGGTTTCACAATTTCCAGGAATTCAAACTTCTACGAGCCATAACTTTCTTATTTTTCATCCAAATTCGATGATTCTTGTctctaaaattttctaaaatcaagatctacgCAACCATACCAAATTCACATAAATCCAAGATGGTTTCCAAATGTTGAGTGCTTGTTTGTTTGATCGCGTTAATAACATTTCGACGTACGTGCATAGGTTCGAACGACGACGAATTTGACGACGACCCCGAGGACCCGGACTACAAGGAAGAACCTGACAACGAGCCCGAAGGCAAGTCCTATCGCCCCCTCCTTGATCATGTTGAACCCAGATTTTTGCaaatataaaatttgaccaacattTAAATTGGACTTGATATTTCGTGCATGATGTGTCTTTTAGAATGTTTTTTCTCCCGGCTAGGGTTTACCCAAAACTTGTTGGTTAAGCCATTCCTTGATCTTTGAGCACCCTGATCCCTTGACAACCATAGGTCAAAATATTTATTTCAATTGCATAGGCTAGGTGCTTCGCCAccgcaaaactttcaaaaacaacATTTTCTCGTGTGAGTCCATAAATGGTTTTAAAACTATTTTAAGCTAGGAAAGACATGGCTATGCACCTACTTTGTGCATATGCTACGGAGAGTCTGCCCTGGCATATAAGGATTGTCGTTGTGGTCATCACCTAGCATCCGTTCCGTGCAACCACATGTCCGACCTAGGACGGACTTGGTCACGAACCCATAGGCTTAGAGCCGCAATTCACCTGGAGACAGGGTGCAACGGACACCAGGAGCGGACCTGGGACCTGTGTGGCGTACCAGAGTCTAGCCCCGGCATGGGACCTGTGTGGCGTACCATGTCATGAACTAAATGATATATCCTCGATTAGCTGTGTGCTAATTCGGGCCTCTGGTTGTTCCGTGGTGATTGTGGGCTGTATGTCCTATGCATGTGCGGGGTCGAGTTGTACTTGATGTAACTCAAGTACAtcatgtgggtaaagtgtacaaactctgcagaggttaaaTCTATCCGGATAGTCGTGCCTGCGGTCTCAGACAACTATGGTGAAGTCACAGTGATTAGGATTTCGGAAGTTTTGTGGGTGCGTGCTGGGTGGAATAGAATCCCGAACTCGGATGCCGAGATGTCGGGCAAAACTGTGTGGAAATGCCAAAGTGTGGCAGTGTGCTTTTAGGCACGGGAACTTGCGGGATTGAAGTTTCTCCCACAGGGCCAAAACCTACATAATGAAATATACTCTTCTCGTGCCTTCCCTCTTTCAAAGGAAAATAGCAGGATTTCACGCATGCATTGAAAATCAGGTTTTCCGCAAAACCAAATCCAAACCTTTCCTTGTCGTACCCCATGCATCTAAATAAACTCTTGCTTAAAAGATGGGACCTGCTGAGTACCTTATGTACTCACCCCGCCTGTCGTCATATTTTTCAGCATAAGAAGCAGAAGGCGACTTCGACGTAGAAGAAGACGCGTAGTTAGTGTTTCGCCTACACCCAAACTTATGCCTGTGGTGTTGGGTGTTTTGCGTAGCGCTTCCGTTGTGTTAAGGTTTGCGGCATGTGAGCCGTTATGTGAGAACCTTATATAAGTTATGTTTAAGACTCTGTTTCATGTATTGTATGCGATGTAAGGCATCTGTACCATTTCTGTTATCTGTGTGTATCAGCTACTGATTCAGGGATTGATACGGTAAGCACAGTGGATTCCCGAAAAAGGGGTCTGACAGGAGGCAAAATGGAATGCCGAGGGATCTTCTTGGGGCGTTTCCATGTTCACACTTGCACACAAGCACACCGAACTCCCCGTAACTTCAGGTTGTTTGAGACCTTTTTCAGTAACACTCATTCCACATCTTGGATGAGCCCGCGTTCCGTGGAATCGCGCAATGTCGCATCCATCTCCGACTTGACAGCCGAGGGGATCCAAACTTTCAGAAATCGACAGTTTATGCAGTGTATCTCGCACCATCTCGTCATGCAATGATGGCAGTAGAACGCTCTCCCCTGCGCGTCttgctcttcatcttctccagcCTCGGCGGCGCCATCTCCGCGGCGACAGAACGGACCCCGAACGCCACCGGTGCATCGTCAACGTGCCCATCGTACCGGTGCAGCCACGCCGTGGACATCCGGTACCCGTTCTGGATCGACGACGCCAACGCGAGCGCCGGCAGCTCGTCAGCATCCTACTGCGGATACCCGAGCCTGCGCCTGGAATGGCGCCGCGACACGCCGGTGCTGCCGCTCCCGTCGGGGGACTACGCGGTGACCCACATCCTGTACGGCGACCGCACCGTCTCCCTCTTGGACCTCAGCGTGTTCTCGCGCTCCAACACCTGCCCGCTCGTCGGGCGCAACCTCTCCCTCCCGGCGGGGTCGCCGCTGTCGCTCACGGCCCGGGACGCCAACCTCACCTTCTTCCTCCACTGCTCCTTCGTGGGCATCCCGGCGCACCTCGTGGCGTGCCTCGAGGACGACGGCCGGCACCACTCGTCCGTGTtccgcgacggcgacgagctCACGCCGCGCGGGTACGCGGGGCTGTGCCAGGACGTCATCGGCATGCCCGTGCTGCGGAGGTCCCTGCTCggggccgcgggcggcgccAGCCCGCTGGACGCCGTCGTGCCGGCGCTCAACATGGGGTTCGAGCTGAGCTGGAGGCCGGTGGCGGACGGGGAGTGCGGGCGGTGCGATAGGGCCGGCGGCCTCTGCGGCCGCCGACGTGGGGCGGGGAACGGGCCGTGGACCTTCGCCCGCTTCCGGGCTGCGGCAGCCCCTGCGTGGATTGCTCCAAAATCTCCAGGTACGCATCCCTGTTCCAattcctccctcccttcctgctgctgctttgcATTCCGTTGGCGTTTTCTTGATTTTTGGTGCGCCGAGGTTTTAATGGGCTTAACAATACGTAGCTCTGCGCACGCATGAGTATGGGCCTAGCCATATCAAAGGCCATTACCAACGAGGGGTTCAAAGTATAAATGGCCCCAAATATAATGGGTCATAGGCCAGTTTGAAAGGGAGCGTAGCCTAGTGATTACATGAGAGCATTTCAGGTTCTGAGTTTGACTCCCTATATGAGCGAATATTTTAGGATCTAAAGGcgttgtgctttcagtggtaggcgatgttCCCGTCGACATGTCTGCGATGACTTTGTCAATTTTGAGAATTTGTCAGCTCGGTCTTCGAAGCTTCTCATAGGGACAGTGTTTGCGTATGTGTATTTATAGggatgagtgtgcgtgcgttatgagtgtctgagttgtactgcaCAATAAAAAAAAGTTAGTGAGTGAGCTGGAGATTTGCTACATTATACCAGCCTGAAATTGCTGCCGGGCTCAAACACTTGATATTAATATAGCAGTATATCAAGCAAACAGAACACAGGCAAGTTTTGCCTCAATGCCGCCCCGCCGTACACCAGCACACAGCAGTACAAAGCTAGTATTTGTTTTTCTCTCGACGA contains:
- the LOC120706072 gene encoding LEAF RUST 10 DISEASE-RESISTANCE LOCUS RECEPTOR-LIKE PROTEIN KINASE-like 1.2 — translated: MPPGALALLLLLPLASLLRFAAAAAAAAADANGTTASCAPATCGNLSITYPFTLSGVQPLYCGFPAFELTCANSNSTGRAYLARSFRERLYRVLDIFYGNNSFVMAVDVDSSYVGDERCHIPDFNVSSGLSLLPVNVSAVANTNLTFVYNCTLPRNASVLLSPPCARLTIGAYVQDGEGNPPPPEFPRNCSSVSVPVRRSSSSFRNASEPAREYKRLIAEGFVLEWPPTAAECDACRERGGECRFVELAFQCICSDGRPCRNSRDTRGVIKIGSGIAAALLFLIILSALCLLIALHKRRKRKRSSSLAGLIGDGTPLASLRKEFSMTASPRTHIFTYEELDEATDGFSDARELGVGGFGTVYKGTLRDGSVVAVKRLYKNSYKSVEQFQNEVEILSRLRHRNLVTLYGCTSPRSSRDLLLVYEFVPNGTLADHLHGARASGSSPPLPWPVRLAVAVETASALDYLHAVEPRQVVHRDVKTNNILLDEAFHVKVADFGLSRLFPAHATHVSTAPQGTPGYVDPMYHQCYQLTDKSDVYSFGVVLVELISSKPAVDMSRAGADVNLANLAVHMIQGYEIDRLVDPRLGYRTDAETKRTVDIVAEVAFRCLQPEQDVRPPISEVLATLREAHKTGQAAGCVKVKDDVELLKKSRDGSPDSVMHKWTSPSTTAHNSS